The following are encoded together in the Pedobacter steynii genome:
- a CDS encoding SMI1/KNR4 family protein: MDRKDFWDITQPAYGPMLTKELIALAERKLNVRLPQLLIHLLNIKNGGTTLGFALPMIQKTIAGDYLAIEELYGITNDSFLSKPNLLHSSYLIKEWGLPEKQVLILGEGHWWVTLDYRAGEEPTVNWIDAENRQDFILAPTFEAFMSRLETMEKYRPLEQNNRVANNTVIWESFIAEEKLIELDERFLKQVNERRRQKGLPDIKKE; encoded by the coding sequence ATGGATAGAAAAGATTTTTGGGATATCACCCAACCTGCTTATGGTCCAATGCTCACAAAAGAGTTGATAGCCTTGGCAGAGCGAAAACTAAACGTGCGCTTACCTCAGTTATTGATCCATCTGCTGAATATAAAAAACGGCGGTACCACCTTAGGATTTGCACTACCTATGATTCAAAAAACGATTGCAGGTGATTACTTAGCGATCGAAGAATTATATGGTATTACAAACGACAGCTTTTTGTCTAAACCAAATCTATTGCACAGCAGCTATTTAATCAAAGAATGGGGATTACCGGAAAAACAGGTTTTAATCCTTGGAGAGGGGCATTGGTGGGTCACTTTAGATTACAGGGCTGGTGAAGAGCCAACAGTAAACTGGATTGATGCAGAAAACAGACAGGACTTTATACTCGCCCCTACATTCGAGGCCTTTATGAGCAGACTGGAGACCATGGAAAAATACCGTCCTTTGGAGCAGAATAACAGAGTGGCAAACAACACTGTGATCTGGGAAAGCTTTATTGCTGAGGAAAAATTAATCGAACTCGATGAAAGATTTTTGAAACAAGTCAATGAAAGGCGAAGACAAAAAGGCTTGCCTGACATCAAAAAGGAATAA
- a CDS encoding tetratricopeptide repeat-containing sensor histidine kinase — MTTRNTHLLFLVLPLLLIFSCVQKKNDQNDLKKNSDKNSRKDYMSMIIAMDTLLPKDSRKMIYREDSLLRNLPDTGSNPFYHYFKGRRFSLEKKKDSAMAAYEKMIPAHDGDEVDLLKNYTLLDRSSSNGRMVEAALMNRILAFMQKAEQSKSRLTHYFYDLLAKVYYQNQNEKVSLDYVERYYKSHPYKSHPVIKQRYYDVSFLLASRMGDYDKMMRSNVSARNFARSIGDSMAIARTYDYEAQVYDRKGDHRKSIASSRIYFNYLKRTNSLHDIAFNNLATSFEHNNQTDSAIYYYKEGIAFAKKNPQGKQKSFCYNGLMNAYKRKGDYAAALAAADSAYNIEISNLKEIEAVKVAEIREKYEVEKKDRNITDLSNRNQLNEKVIVQQRWTLGLASLVFLGVLSFFYVIQRQRRLKEKNELLQSENKRLNIEQKLLQVQLNPHFIFNSIANLQSLVATGNANEAVRYLTVFSGLLRNILEQSRKDFIGLDEEIASLDNYLQLQQMRFLDLFDYHINIDENLHPQDLLIPPMLLQPFVENAIEHGFRNIDYKGLLTIRFKVENNQMIITVDDNGEGLTEKNINPQKKQSLAGIILKERLDVLFNSQGREAKYEIEDKKINGEQGVTVHIVIPEIRD; from the coding sequence ATGACAACAAGAAATACCCATCTCCTTTTTTTGGTTCTACCACTTTTATTGATCTTCTCCTGTGTACAGAAGAAAAACGATCAGAACGATCTGAAAAAAAACTCCGACAAGAATAGCCGCAAGGATTACATGTCCATGATCATTGCCATGGATACGCTGTTGCCCAAAGATTCCAGAAAAATGATCTACCGGGAGGATAGCCTGCTCCGGAATCTCCCGGATACGGGTAGCAATCCCTTTTACCATTATTTCAAGGGCAGAAGATTTAGTCTGGAGAAGAAGAAGGATAGCGCTATGGCAGCCTACGAAAAAATGATCCCGGCTCATGATGGAGATGAAGTGGATCTGTTGAAAAATTATACCCTGCTGGATCGAAGTAGCAGCAATGGGAGGATGGTGGAGGCTGCACTAATGAACCGGATTCTTGCGTTCATGCAAAAGGCAGAACAGTCCAAAAGCAGGCTAACCCATTACTTTTATGACCTGTTGGCTAAAGTGTATTACCAGAATCAAAATGAAAAAGTATCATTAGACTATGTGGAACGCTACTATAAGAGCCATCCTTATAAATCACACCCGGTAATTAAACAGAGATATTATGACGTTTCTTTCCTGCTGGCTTCCAGAATGGGCGACTACGATAAGATGATGCGATCTAATGTGAGTGCCCGTAATTTTGCCAGAAGTATTGGAGACAGCATGGCCATTGCCCGCACTTATGACTACGAAGCACAGGTCTATGACCGTAAGGGAGATCATAGAAAATCAATTGCATCCAGTAGGATCTACTTTAATTACCTAAAAAGGACCAATAGCCTGCACGACATTGCTTTTAATAACCTGGCTACCAGTTTTGAGCATAATAACCAGACCGATTCCGCTATTTATTATTACAAAGAAGGTATTGCTTTTGCAAAAAAGAACCCTCAGGGAAAACAAAAATCTTTCTGTTACAACGGACTGATGAATGCTTATAAAAGGAAAGGTGATTATGCGGCGGCCTTGGCAGCTGCAGACTCTGCTTATAATATAGAAATCAGTAATCTCAAGGAGATTGAAGCTGTAAAAGTTGCAGAGATACGTGAGAAATATGAAGTAGAAAAAAAGGATAGGAACATCACTGATCTTTCAAACCGTAATCAGCTCAATGAAAAGGTTATTGTTCAGCAAAGATGGACATTAGGTTTGGCTTCACTGGTTTTCCTGGGGGTACTTTCCTTCTTCTACGTGATACAGCGACAACGTCGGTTGAAAGAGAAAAATGAATTGCTACAATCAGAAAACAAACGCTTAAATATCGAGCAAAAACTGTTACAGGTGCAGTTAAACCCTCACTTTATCTTTAATTCGATTGCTAACCTTCAAAGCCTGGTTGCAACAGGCAATGCGAATGAGGCGGTGCGTTATCTGACTGTTTTTTCCGGACTCCTGCGAAATATTCTGGAACAAAGCCGGAAGGATTTTATTGGCCTGGACGAAGAGATCGCTTCTCTGGATAATTATCTGCAATTGCAGCAAATGCGGTTTTTGGATCTTTTTGATTACCATATAAATATAGATGAAAATCTCCATCCCCAGGATCTGTTGATTCCCCCCATGTTGCTGCAGCCTTTTGTGGAAAATGCAATAGAGCATGGCTTCAGAAATATTGATTACAAAGGCCTGCTAACGATAAGATTCAAAGTAGAGAATAACCAAATGATCATCACGGTAGACGACAATGGTGAAGGGCTGACAGAAAAAAATATAAATCCCCAAAAGAAACAGTCGCTGGCAGGGATTATTCTGAAAGAAAGGTTGGATGTGCTTTTCAATTCCCAGGGTAGAGAAGCCAAATATGAGATTGAGGATAAAAAAATAAATGGTGAGCAGGGTGTTACTGTACACATCGTGATACCGGAAATAAGAGATTAA
- a CDS encoding LytR/AlgR family response regulator transcription factor — protein sequence MKLYILEDEVRILQHLLQILQKIPYIQVVGSAAEVVKASKEIPELKPDIILADIRLKDGDSFQLFAEIGEADFQVIFLTAYDQYAIQALNMGAFGYLLKPIDETSLTSMLDKCFHHRKQESFDQQQLSIARDHYLAQGVAASRRIALKSVEFIEIVPMEDIIFCKSDKGYTTFYLNNKTEILVSKGLKEYESLLVPFGFLRCHQSYLVNFQYVKKYFREGFLQMQNKEMVPVSSRKKEEVLRYLENIS from the coding sequence ATGAAACTTTACATTCTTGAAGATGAAGTACGCATCCTGCAACATCTTTTGCAGATTCTTCAGAAAATTCCCTATATACAAGTGGTGGGATCCGCAGCGGAGGTCGTAAAAGCATCCAAAGAAATACCCGAATTGAAACCGGATATTATTTTAGCAGACATCCGGCTAAAGGATGGGGACAGTTTCCAGCTGTTTGCGGAAATAGGCGAAGCAGATTTTCAGGTGATTTTTCTTACGGCCTATGATCAGTATGCCATACAGGCACTGAATATGGGAGCTTTCGGTTACCTCTTAAAACCGATAGACGAAACCAGCCTGACCAGCATGCTGGATAAATGTTTCCATCATAGAAAACAAGAGAGCTTTGACCAGCAGCAACTCAGCATAGCCAGAGACCATTACCTGGCGCAGGGAGTGGCAGCAAGCAGGCGTATCGCTTTGAAGAGCGTGGAGTTCATCGAAATTGTGCCTATGGAAGATATCATATTTTGCAAAAGCGATAAAGGGTATACGACTTTCTACCTGAACAATAAAACGGAAATCCTGGTCTCTAAAGGCTTGAAAGAATATGAAAGTCTGTTGGTTCCCTTTGGTTTTCTAAGGTGTCATCAGTCTTATCTGGTCAACTTTCAGTACGTGAAAAAATACTTCCGGGAGGGATTCCTACAGATGCAGAACAAGGAAATGGTACCTGTTTCGAGTAGGAAGAAGGAAGAAGTACTTCGATACCTGGAAAATATTTCCTAG
- a CDS encoding YdeI/OmpD-associated family protein: protein MNPKVDFYFNKEKKWQEAVEQLRLIVLDCGLTEELKWGSPCYLFQKSNIVLIHVFKEYCALLFFKGALLSDTDGILVQQSENTQSSRQIRFTNALEIVEMKTILKAYIYQAIEVEKAGLKVDFKTTAEFAVPEEFQSKLDHIPALKTAFEGLTPGRQKGYLLHFSGAKQSKTRESRVEKYMPKILSGKGLDD, encoded by the coding sequence ATGAACCCTAAAGTTGATTTTTATTTTAATAAAGAAAAAAAATGGCAGGAAGCAGTGGAACAATTGCGACTGATCGTTCTGGATTGTGGGCTTACCGAAGAATTGAAATGGGGTTCCCCTTGTTACTTGTTTCAGAAAAGCAATATTGTTTTAATACATGTATTTAAAGAATATTGCGCGCTTTTGTTTTTCAAAGGCGCCTTATTAAGTGATACAGATGGCATTCTAGTTCAACAATCCGAGAATACACAGTCCTCGCGCCAGATCCGTTTTACCAATGCGCTGGAAATAGTAGAAATGAAAACGATCTTAAAGGCCTATATTTATCAAGCTATAGAAGTGGAAAAGGCGGGCTTGAAAGTAGATTTTAAAACGACTGCAGAATTCGCCGTTCCTGAAGAATTTCAAAGTAAGCTGGATCATATCCCTGCCTTGAAAACTGCTTTTGAAGGATTGACCCCAGGGCGGCAAAAAGGATACCTGCTTCATTTTTCCGGAGCTAAACAATCCAAAACCAGGGAATCAAGGGTGGAGAAATATATGCCAAAAATCCTCAGCGGAAAAGGCCTGGATGATTAG
- a CDS encoding RNA polymerase sigma-70 factor: protein MANYNTFSDLELISLLKDSAHDQKAFSEIYSRYVRVLIRFAESKLYTLEDARDVIHDLFTGLWDERSTLEIQESLKSYLFGIAKYKIINKIRKNIVRESYAEKLRTLSPAYHSLEEELNAKELRTNVRSKLDQLPQKTRYIYQSSRDEHKSIKEIAEELNLSDQTVKNQISIALNHLRKSLSAFFFCLF, encoded by the coding sequence ATGGCTAATTACAATACATTTTCTGATCTCGAACTGATTTCTTTGCTAAAAGATAGTGCACACGACCAGAAAGCCTTTTCTGAAATCTACAGTCGTTATGTACGTGTATTGATCCGCTTTGCGGAGTCTAAATTATATACCCTGGAAGATGCAAGAGATGTTATTCATGACTTGTTTACTGGTTTATGGGACGAAAGATCAACCCTTGAAATTCAGGAAAGTTTAAAATCCTACCTTTTCGGTATTGCCAAATATAAAATCATCAACAAAATCAGAAAGAACATCGTCAGGGAAAGTTACGCTGAAAAGTTAAGAACACTATCCCCGGCTTATCACTCTCTAGAAGAAGAATTAAACGCAAAAGAGCTCCGCACTAATGTCCGTTCAAAGCTGGATCAGTTACCCCAAAAAACAAGATACATTTACCAATCCAGCAGGGATGAACATAAAAGCATTAAGGAAATTGCAGAGGAACTAAACCTCTCTGATCAAACGGTAAAAAATCAGATTAGTATTGCTTTGAACCACCTCAGGAAGTCCCTCTCGGCTTTCTTTTTTTGCCTGTTTTAA
- a CDS encoding FecR family protein codes for MTRKSISELLTRYYNHQCTPEEEARVNEWFAEHGSAETSFERMDAEAQQIWVNALFTDITAANAAKGQKPLVLKKRLWPRIAAAAAILIGIGIGLYTLGHQSEKDRVISYANTIRPAKQATTLKLADGKVISLDAAKAGIVINIAALTYSDGTAVAPDLAPGKSGGTNAGDDTQIGNLTVSTPVGRQYQLVMPDGTKVWLNAASSLSFPSSFPAKGQRIVKLSGEAYFEVAKDKSRPFIVQNNTQKVEVLGTHFNINSNYTAIRTTLLEGSVMVYPLSSVNGADGLQLTETGVLLKPGEQAVQKSGRIEVLSADMDQAIAWKEGWFYFKSASLPEVLNEAAKWYDLKITYESSIPADRFTGKVSRTASLGMFIKVLQLSDVKFKLEGRKMTID; via the coding sequence ATGACAAGAAAAAGCATATCAGAACTTTTAACCCGGTATTATAACCATCAATGTACTCCAGAAGAGGAGGCAAGGGTGAATGAATGGTTTGCTGAACATGGTTCTGCGGAAACCAGTTTTGAACGTATGGACGCTGAAGCTCAGCAAATATGGGTAAACGCTTTATTTACAGATATTACCGCTGCTAATGCAGCAAAGGGGCAGAAACCTCTGGTGTTAAAAAAACGGCTTTGGCCAAGAATTGCCGCTGCTGCAGCTATATTAATTGGAATTGGTATCGGGTTATACACCCTGGGCCATCAATCGGAAAAAGATCGTGTCATCTCTTATGCCAATACGATCCGGCCTGCTAAACAGGCTACTACCTTAAAACTGGCAGATGGAAAAGTGATCAGCCTGGATGCCGCAAAAGCAGGAATCGTAATAAATATCGCTGCACTGACCTATAGCGATGGTACTGCAGTAGCGCCAGACCTGGCCCCTGGAAAATCCGGGGGGACCAACGCTGGAGATGATACTCAGATCGGTAACCTCACTGTGAGTACACCTGTTGGCCGGCAATATCAGCTGGTGATGCCGGATGGAACTAAAGTATGGCTTAATGCAGCCTCTTCCCTTAGTTTTCCGTCTTCATTCCCTGCCAAAGGGCAGAGGATCGTAAAGCTCAGCGGGGAAGCCTATTTTGAAGTCGCAAAAGATAAATCCAGACCATTTATAGTTCAAAATAATACGCAGAAAGTAGAAGTACTGGGAACACATTTTAACATCAACAGTAACTATACCGCAATAAGAACCACATTGCTGGAAGGTTCAGTTATGGTTTATCCGCTGAGTTCCGTAAACGGTGCAGATGGCCTCCAGCTCACCGAGACAGGTGTGCTACTTAAGCCTGGCGAACAAGCGGTGCAAAAATCAGGCAGAATTGAGGTGCTTTCTGCAGATATGGACCAGGCAATTGCCTGGAAAGAGGGCTGGTTCTATTTTAAGAGTGCCAGCTTGCCTGAAGTCTTAAACGAAGCGGCCAAATGGTATGACTTGAAAATCACTTATGAAAGCAGCATCCCAGCCGATCGTTTTACGGGTAAAGTGTCCAGAACGGCTAGCTTGGGCATGTTTATTAAAGTACTGCAACTGAGTGATGTGAAATTTAAATTAGAAGGACGTAAAATGACTATTGACTAA
- a CDS encoding SusC/RagA family TonB-linked outer membrane protein, giving the protein MKLTFALLFSVLMQVSAAGTAQTINLRKKNTALPQIFADLGKQSGYEFFYNERLLEKASKVNVEIINGTLIEALNLCFKNQPFSYEIMDKTVVIKAKEKSILEKITDYFAVVEVKGRVTDDAGQPIPGVVVKEKGGKPTTTTNGNGEYQLKVDESATLVFSFLGFKTQEITLAGRTTLNVRMKEDVAQLKEVTISTGYQTLEKKTFTGSSALVKAVDAERSGVPDISRMLEGQVAGVTVQNVSGTFGAAPKIRVRGATSFSGDNKPLWVIDGIILEDVVNISNEALTTGDANTLIGSSVAGLNPDDIESFNILKDAAATGMYGARAMNGVIVVTTKKGRQTQGTPKISYSGNYTTYAKPSYTDFDVLNSADQMAVMIEMQNKGHYQIPGASRGNSGGIFYKMYNMLYDYNETTKTWALRNDNASKIAFLSRYANANTDWFDVLFKNSLQQDHSVSINSGTEKFQTYASTSFLRDNGQTIGNSVDRFTGNYRANFKLSDKFSGELLASGSVRNQRAPGTTVLQSDPVYGTYYRGFDINPYNYALSTSRLITPYDENGDLEYFRQNSAPFNVLNELNTNYLKLGMIDFKVQGGINYKILPSLTYSLDGSYRFTKTESQISILKNSNMATSFRTIDDATSAEQNPNLYLDPDFPNSLRLSVLPDGGFYKITGDNLKSYYFRQNLQFNKTFNKDHNLNVFGAMEVRYADRQNEYFDGAGYQFENGGLVSSNYYYFKQAAETGKPYFGMGYGLDRYIAYFSNASYTFKEKYTLKFSARLDGSNLMGKSTVARWLPTWNLSGSWNIDEESFWPKNDIVSAAKLRASYGLVASIGNATNSSAVFYNQIARRPNIIDQEVLTFISSLENSQLTWEKTKDFNIGLDVAMLGDRLNLTVDFYKRNIYDLIGGIRTSGVGGQYEKIANYGGMKASGIEFAISGKVIDHQDFKWRTNLNFGYNTNKVTRLEVAPNVWRSISANGAPVEGYSQRSLFSVQFAGLNHDYGYPTFVGPDGKATTYIGLQDDDLSFLKYEGPVDPTFAGGFYNQFSYKGFGISALFGFSAGNFLRLKPTVQSAYNDLTALSRDVLNRWVMPGDENYTSIPAILDPLSAAKIVGSDGSTVDIRYPYNVYNYSTERVVKGDYIKLRQLSLTYSIPKSIYSKLKMSNAQLSLVGNNIWLLYADKRLNGQDPEFYASGGVAMPVAKQYTLSLKVGF; this is encoded by the coding sequence ATGAAGTTAACCTTCGCTCTTTTATTCTCCGTACTGATGCAGGTAAGTGCTGCGGGGACAGCCCAAACGATTAATCTCAGGAAGAAAAATACAGCCCTTCCCCAAATCTTTGCCGATCTGGGAAAACAAAGTGGCTATGAATTCTTTTACAATGAACGTCTTCTTGAAAAAGCCAGTAAAGTAAATGTTGAAATCATAAACGGCACTTTAATCGAGGCTTTAAATTTATGCTTTAAAAACCAGCCCTTTTCTTATGAAATCATGGATAAAACCGTGGTCATAAAGGCCAAAGAAAAGTCTATACTGGAAAAGATTACAGACTATTTTGCAGTAGTTGAAGTCAAGGGACGGGTAACGGATGATGCCGGACAACCTATTCCGGGAGTAGTAGTGAAAGAAAAAGGAGGAAAACCCACTACTACAACCAATGGAAACGGAGAGTATCAGTTGAAAGTCGATGAATCTGCAACCCTTGTTTTTTCATTTTTAGGATTCAAAACTCAGGAAATCACGCTTGCCGGCAGAACTACACTCAACGTCCGGATGAAGGAGGATGTAGCGCAGCTAAAAGAAGTAACGATTTCTACAGGTTACCAAACGCTGGAGAAGAAAACCTTTACCGGTTCCTCTGCCCTGGTGAAAGCAGTTGATGCAGAACGTAGCGGTGTCCCTGACATCAGTCGTATGCTGGAAGGCCAGGTTGCCGGGGTTACCGTACAAAATGTCTCCGGGACTTTCGGTGCAGCGCCAAAAATCCGTGTAAGGGGGGCTACTTCTTTTTCGGGTGATAATAAACCGTTATGGGTAATAGATGGTATCATTCTGGAAGATGTTGTCAACATTTCGAATGAGGCTTTAACCACAGGTGATGCAAATACATTGATCGGCTCTTCTGTGGCAGGTTTGAACCCTGATGATATTGAAAGTTTTAATATTCTGAAAGATGCCGCTGCGACAGGTATGTATGGTGCAAGGGCCATGAATGGTGTCATTGTCGTGACTACAAAAAAAGGCCGGCAAACGCAGGGTACTCCTAAAATTAGCTATAGTGGAAACTATACCACTTATGCCAAACCCAGCTATACTGATTTTGATGTGCTGAATTCTGCAGATCAGATGGCGGTTATGATCGAGATGCAGAATAAAGGACATTATCAGATACCAGGTGCATCCAGGGGTAATTCCGGAGGGATCTTTTATAAAATGTATAACATGCTCTATGATTATAACGAGACCACAAAAACCTGGGCACTGAGAAATGATAATGCCAGTAAAATTGCATTCTTATCTAGATATGCCAATGCAAATACAGATTGGTTTGATGTGCTGTTTAAAAATTCTTTGCAGCAGGACCATTCGGTGAGCATCAATTCGGGTACGGAGAAATTTCAGACTTATGCTTCCACCTCCTTCCTTCGTGATAACGGACAAACCATCGGTAACAGTGTAGATCGTTTTACAGGAAATTATCGCGCCAATTTTAAGCTGAGCGACAAATTTAGCGGGGAGTTGCTGGCCAGTGGTTCGGTACGTAATCAGCGGGCCCCGGGAACAACGGTGCTGCAATCCGATCCTGTTTATGGTACTTACTATAGAGGTTTTGACATCAATCCATATAACTATGCATTATCTACCAGCCGCTTAATCACCCCTTATGATGAAAATGGTGATCTGGAATATTTCAGGCAAAACAGTGCCCCGTTTAATGTCCTCAACGAGTTAAACACAAATTATTTAAAATTGGGGATGATCGACTTTAAGGTGCAGGGAGGAATAAATTATAAAATACTTCCCAGCCTGACTTACTCGCTGGATGGTTCCTACCGGTTCACAAAAACTGAAAGCCAGATTTCTATTCTGAAAAATTCCAATATGGCTACCTCATTCAGAACGATTGATGATGCCACCTCGGCTGAGCAGAACCCAAATTTATACCTGGATCCGGATTTCCCAAATAGTTTAAGATTAAGCGTATTACCTGATGGTGGTTTTTATAAGATTACAGGAGATAATTTAAAAAGCTACTATTTCAGACAAAATCTGCAATTCAACAAGACGTTTAATAAAGACCATAACTTAAATGTTTTTGGTGCAATGGAAGTTCGGTATGCGGACAGACAAAATGAATACTTTGACGGAGCAGGTTATCAGTTTGAGAATGGGGGGCTGGTAAGTTCCAATTATTACTATTTTAAACAAGCTGCAGAAACAGGAAAACCCTACTTCGGGATGGGCTATGGCCTTGATCGTTACATTGCCTATTTTTCTAATGCTTCCTACACATTTAAAGAGAAATATACTTTAAAATTTTCCGCCCGACTGGATGGCTCAAACTTAATGGGGAAAAGTACGGTGGCCAGATGGTTGCCTACCTGGAACCTTTCCGGTAGCTGGAATATAGATGAAGAAAGTTTCTGGCCTAAAAATGACATCGTCAGTGCCGCGAAATTAAGGGCTTCTTATGGTTTGGTTGCCAGTATAGGAAATGCGACCAACTCATCGGCGGTATTTTATAATCAGATTGCCAGAAGACCCAATATTATTGATCAGGAAGTATTGACTTTCATTTCCAGCTTAGAGAATTCACAGCTTACCTGGGAGAAAACCAAGGATTTTAACATTGGTTTGGATGTAGCCATGCTTGGCGACCGCTTAAATTTAACTGTCGACTTTTATAAAAGAAATATTTACGACTTAATTGGTGGGATCAGGACTTCAGGAGTTGGCGGTCAGTATGAGAAAATTGCCAATTATGGAGGAATGAAAGCAAGCGGGATTGAGTTCGCAATCAGTGGTAAAGTAATAGACCATCAGGATTTTAAATGGAGAACCAATTTAAATTTCGGATACAATACCAATAAAGTAACCAGGTTGGAGGTTGCTCCGAATGTCTGGAGATCGATATCTGCTAATGGTGCTCCGGTTGAAGGTTACTCTCAAAGAAGTTTGTTTTCTGTACAATTTGCAGGATTAAATCATGATTACGGATATCCGACTTTTGTTGGGCCGGATGGTAAAGCGACTACCTATATCGGTTTGCAGGATGATGACCTGTCCTTTCTAAAATATGAGGGACCTGTTGATCCTACTTTTGCAGGCGGATTTTACAATCAGTTTTCTTATAAAGGTTTTGGCATCTCTGCGCTGTTTGGTTTTTCTGCAGGAAATTTCCTTCGCTTAAAACCAACTGTTCAAAGTGCATATAATGATTTAACTGCACTAAGCAGGGATGTATTGAACAGATGGGTAATGCCAGGAGACGAGAATTATACCAGTATTCCGGCAATATTAGACCCGCTTTCAGCAGCTAAAATAGTGGGCTCTGATGGTTCTACGGTAGATATCAGATATCCTTATAACGTATACAATTATTCAACAGAAAGAGTGGTAAAGGGGGATTACATTAAGTTGAGACAATTATCGCTTACTTATAGCATTCCTAAAAGCATCTATTCTAAGCTAAAAATGTCAAATGCACAATTATCCCTGGTTGGTAATAACATCTGGCTGCTTTATGCGGATAAACGTCTGAATGGACAAGACCCGGAATTCTATGCGTCTGGCGGTGTGGCGATGCCTGTTGCCAAGCAGTATACCTTATCATTAAAAGTTGGATTTTAA
- a CDS encoding RagB/SusD family nutrient uptake outer membrane protein, whose protein sequence is MKLNRISFILLGAVPILSLLSCKKYLDEAPDNRTEINSVEKVAQLVATAYPSADYLTFAEAASDNTEDKGVGIGSTDEMFDLPYAWIDVIGTGTNSTSSYWNGCYEAIAAANQALEAIEKENLGPSVLPYKGEALVARAYAHFMLTILFATPYEQGAANDAPGVPYITAPETKVIVQYSRGTVKSTYEQIEKDLEEGLKLLSSGSVYKAPKFHFTPAAAHAFASRFYLFKGEWQKVIDHATLTVPGNDFASNLRLITTALKDMTGEEFNAAFNSSAQKYNLLLSNTYSTYHYQWGPRHGYGAKLVKMFTTPNVTGKILGNRVVSYGVPQYTTYKHKGYFFNTGPGIGFPYLTTASLTVDETLMNRAEAYAELGQNDLALKDINDFYSVRTDNYNPINDAVTLEKINSFYGISDPKQGLIRTVLDAKKAEFLQEGMRWFDIIRRKLTVVHNNFDATGLETFSELKHGDKRRIFQLPKEVKLSGIELNPR, encoded by the coding sequence ATGAAATTAAATAGAATATCATTTATACTTTTAGGAGCAGTTCCAATCCTTTCTTTACTATCCTGTAAGAAATATTTAGACGAAGCTCCGGACAACAGGACGGAAATCAATTCCGTCGAAAAGGTAGCTCAGCTCGTGGCTACAGCTTATCCTAGCGCTGATTATTTAACCTTTGCTGAAGCTGCTTCTGATAATACCGAAGATAAAGGAGTAGGGATAGGAAGCACCGATGAAATGTTTGACCTGCCGTATGCATGGATAGACGTGATCGGAACAGGAACGAACTCTACTTCCAGCTATTGGAATGGATGTTATGAAGCAATTGCAGCTGCAAATCAGGCTTTGGAAGCAATAGAAAAAGAAAACCTGGGACCTTCAGTATTGCCCTATAAAGGAGAAGCATTGGTAGCCAGAGCTTATGCTCATTTTATGTTGACGATTCTGTTTGCAACTCCCTATGAACAGGGCGCTGCAAATGACGCTCCGGGAGTTCCTTACATTACAGCTCCGGAGACCAAAGTTATTGTACAATACAGCAGAGGTACTGTGAAATCTACCTATGAACAAATAGAAAAAGACCTGGAAGAAGGTTTGAAATTACTTTCTTCCGGCTCTGTCTATAAAGCACCAAAATTTCATTTTACACCAGCTGCGGCTCATGCTTTCGCTTCCCGTTTTTACTTATTTAAAGGAGAATGGCAAAAAGTGATCGATCATGCTACGCTAACGGTACCTGGTAATGACTTTGCGAGTAACCTGCGTCTGATTACCACTGCCTTGAAAGACATGACAGGAGAGGAATTTAATGCTGCGTTTAATTCCAGTGCGCAAAAATACAACCTGTTGTTGTCAAATACCTATTCTACCTATCATTATCAGTGGGGACCCAGACATGGATATGGCGCCAAACTGGTTAAAATGTTTACGACCCCTAATGTAACGGGTAAAATTTTAGGCAACAGGGTGGTGTCTTATGGGGTGCCTCAATACACTACCTATAAGCATAAAGGGTATTTCTTCAATACCGGACCCGGGATAGGTTTTCCTTATCTCACCACAGCCTCATTAACCGTGGATGAAACCCTGATGAACAGGGCCGAAGCTTACGCGGAATTGGGACAAAACGATCTGGCACTGAAAGATATCAATGACTTTTATAGCGTCAGAACGGATAACTATAACCCGATTAATGATGCGGTAACACTGGAGAAAATTAATAGCTTTTATGGGATTTCAGATCCTAAACAAGGGCTGATCAGAACCGTATTGGATGCCAAAAAGGCGGAATTTTTACAGGAAGGAATGAGGTGGTTTGATATCATTCGCCGGAAACTTACAGTAGTGCATAATAACTTCGATGCCACTGGTCTGGAAACCTTTTCTGAGCTTAAACATGGTGATAAACGAAGAATTTTTCAATTACCGAAAGAGGTTAAATTGTCTGGTATAGAATTAAACCCGAGATAG